From Woronichinia naegeliana WA131, the proteins below share one genomic window:
- a CDS encoding transposase → MQLCQRLEQILENLRPAFSREATYQWFILLAWGVVLNSQPSAITSYVNALGLTESYYHQALHWFESKAFNVKGLTLGWSKWVSQHENLYRIKEKRVYVGDGIKVGKEGRKMPGVKRLHQESGNVAKPEWIRGHYFNALSVLVGAGKACFALPLVLRLDDGIKSKATAKEGKKGSKKEKTTLVTKMGELCTTYAEAGSYVILDAYFACGAVLKSFRQNALHLITRVRCSTVAYAPFSSVPTLRGKGRPRLWGSSIKLESLFALVEDFPTAKVWLYGQQVSVSYQCFEFHWDSPHQLVKFVLTQLPNGQRLILLSTDLCLTGPEIIAAYGLRFKIEVTFRQLIHLLGGFAYRFWLKALPTLPTWPSNLILPDYPQTVQTQILNKVEAFERFVNLHVIVLGLLQILSLELPQGIWANFPRWFRTLPSHGYPSERIAQLAIQHQAPMIFPQSPPSLLLPKFLAAKLDPFPSPDRLTLAA, encoded by the coding sequence ATGCAACTATGTCAGCGACTAGAGCAAATCCTAGAGAATCTCCGTCCCGCCTTTAGCCGAGAAGCAACGTACCAATGGTTTATCCTATTAGCCTGGGGAGTAGTGCTCAACAGCCAACCGAGCGCAATAACAAGCTATGTCAATGCCTTAGGGTTAACAGAGAGCTACTACCATCAGGCACTACATTGGTTTGAATCCAAGGCATTTAACGTCAAAGGACTGACCTTGGGATGGTCGAAGTGGGTAAGTCAGCATGAAAATCTATATCGAATCAAGGAAAAACGAGTGTATGTGGGGGATGGAATCAAAGTGGGGAAAGAAGGGCGCAAGATGCCAGGGGTAAAACGACTACACCAAGAATCCGGAAATGTGGCGAAGCCAGAATGGATAAGGGGGCATTACTTCAATGCCTTGAGTGTTTTGGTGGGAGCAGGAAAAGCCTGCTTTGCCTTGCCCTTAGTGTTGCGGCTAGACGATGGCATCAAGTCCAAAGCAACGGCAAAGGAAGGGAAAAAAGGCAGCAAAAAAGAGAAGACTACTCTAGTCACGAAAATGGGGGAGCTTTGCACTACCTACGCAGAGGCGGGAAGCTATGTGATTTTGGATGCTTACTTCGCTTGTGGAGCAGTGCTCAAAAGTTTTCGCCAAAATGCCTTGCATCTCATCACCCGAGTGCGTTGCTCTACAGTGGCATATGCTCCCTTTTCTTCCGTTCCGACCTTGAGGGGGAAAGGACGACCACGGCTTTGGGGGAGTTCAATAAAACTAGAAAGCCTGTTTGCTCTTGTGGAGGATTTTCCCACCGCTAAAGTCTGGCTCTATGGTCAACAAGTCTCCGTTTCTTATCAGTGCTTTGAGTTCCACTGGGATAGTCCCCATCAGCTCGTTAAGTTTGTCCTCACCCAATTGCCCAACGGACAAAGACTGATTCTGCTTTCTACTGACCTCTGTTTGACTGGACCTGAGATTATTGCCGCTTACGGTCTCCGATTTAAGATTGAAGTCACTTTTCGTCAATTAATCCATCTTTTGGGCGGCTTTGCCTATCGTTTTTGGCTTAAGGCTCTTCCTACTTTACCGACCTGGCCTAGCAATCTTATCCTCCCTGACTATCCCCAAACTGTTCAGACTCAGATTTTAAACAAAGTAGAAGCCTTTGAGCGTTTTGTTAATCTTCATGTCATTGTTCTCGGCTTACTTCAAATTCTTTCCTTAGAGTTACCCCAGGGGATTTGGGCTAATTTCCCTCGCTGGTTTCGGACTCTACCCTCCCATGGCTATCCTAGTGAACGCATTGCTCAACTAGCCATCCAACATCAAGCCCCAATGATTTTTCCTCAAAGTCCACCTAGTCTGCTTTTGCCTAAATTCCTTGCCGCTAAACTTGACCCTTTTCCAAGTCCTGATAGACTTACTTTGGCCGCATAG
- a CDS encoding EAL domain-containing protein, producing the protein MAEGVETKEQAMLLQSLGCEEMQGYCFSKPLSAEKMTQFQQFQIQNVVKDTKGSMYLLARVLL; encoded by the coding sequence GTGGCTGAAGGGGTGGAAACGAAAGAGCAGGCAATGTTGTTACAATCATTAGGCTGTGAAGAAATGCAAGGTTACTGTTTCAGTAAGCCTCTCTCGGCAGAGAAGATGACTCAATTTCAGCAATTCCAAATTCAGAATGTAGTCAAAGATACAAAAGGCTCGATGTATTTACTGGCAAGGGTTTTGCTATGA
- a CDS encoding DUF4277 domain-containing protein has product MTQLNVKNLDHLGIIAAVVDELGLVDYINEQLQENDRAKISAGLVVKAMILNGLGFINSPLYLFREHLTFAISRNT; this is encoded by the coding sequence ATGACCCAATTAAACGTTAAAAATCTCGACCATTTAGGAATAATCGCGGCCGTAGTTGATGAACTAGGTCTAGTGGATTATATCAATGAACAGTTACAAGAAAATGACCGTGCGAAAATCAGTGCGGGTCTGGTGGTTAAAGCCATGATTCTCAATGGCTTAGGATTTATTAATTCTCCCTTGTATTTATTCAGGGAGCATCTCACCTTTGCAATAAGTAGAAATACTTAA
- a CDS encoding IS4 family transposase encodes MTTAAVEEYKIMLSVGDTTFLDYRNIKEKREGYGPTGKGGNGLILHSALAIEPEKGQVLGLLWQKLWNREVKEKPPTDETAKQKKERQKEQRKAARQRPFEEKESYKWVEALNTCEKQVESSTRVIHVFDREGDVSEVFDSVRQLKHTGVLVRASHNRSLDKNSERLWQHLESEPIRFHQEIEIPSTGKRKARKVKLAVRFCSVNLRTPYRFDNRDPLNVYAVYATEIDCPEGETPLSWMLLTTEVVETIEMAVTILRWYTYRWRVEEFHKVLKSGCQSERYRLASDGMKTLLGFLSVIAVELLHVTYLHRTQPDALAIEILNPLQLQVLKAAASQKLPPILTVAWAVESVAFLGGYLEHRRKTPLGIQVLWRGWLKLHDLCQGWQLAIRT; translated from the coding sequence ATGACAACTGCCGCCGTAGAAGAATATAAGATAATGCTATCAGTCGGAGATACGACCTTCTTAGATTATCGCAATATCAAGGAAAAAAGGGAAGGGTATGGGCCGACTGGAAAAGGAGGGAATGGATTAATACTGCATAGTGCTTTAGCAATTGAGCCAGAAAAAGGACAAGTATTAGGTTTATTATGGCAAAAACTGTGGAATAGGGAGGTAAAAGAAAAGCCCCCAACAGATGAAACGGCGAAGCAGAAAAAAGAAAGACAGAAAGAACAAAGAAAAGCAGCTCGTCAAAGACCATTTGAGGAAAAAGAATCCTACAAATGGGTAGAGGCTCTAAACACCTGTGAGAAACAGGTAGAAAGTTCAACGAGGGTAATTCATGTATTTGACAGAGAAGGAGATGTTTCAGAAGTCTTTGACTCAGTGCGTCAACTCAAGCATACAGGAGTGCTGGTCAGAGCGTCTCATAATCGTAGTTTAGACAAAAATAGTGAACGACTTTGGCAACATTTGGAATCAGAACCGATTCGTTTTCATCAAGAAATCGAGATTCCGAGTACAGGAAAAAGAAAAGCACGGAAGGTTAAGCTTGCCGTCCGATTTTGCTCAGTTAATCTACGAACTCCCTATCGTTTTGATAATCGTGACCCGTTGAATGTCTATGCTGTTTATGCGACAGAAATCGATTGTCCCGAAGGCGAAACTCCTTTATCTTGGATGCTTCTGACTACAGAAGTTGTTGAGACTATTGAGATGGCTGTCACTATTCTTCGTTGGTACACCTACCGATGGCGGGTTGAAGAATTTCATAAAGTCCTTAAGTCTGGTTGTCAGAGTGAGCGTTATCGACTTGCCTCTGATGGAATGAAAACTCTTTTGGGTTTTTTAAGTGTCATTGCTGTTGAACTTTTACACGTTACTTATCTTCATCGTACCCAGCCCGATGCTCTCGCGATTGAAATTCTTAATCCTCTTCAACTTCAGGTGTTAAAAGCAGCCGCCTCTCAAAAACTTCCCCCTATTTTGACTGTTGCTTGGGCTGTCGAGTCTGTTGCTTTTCTTGGTGGTTATCTTGAACATCGTCGTAAAACTCCTCTCGGTATCCAAGTCCTTTGGCGCGGTTGGTTGAAGTTGCATGACCTTTGCCAAGGCTGGCAGCTTGCAATCCGCACTTAA
- a CDS encoding IS1634 family transposase has protein sequence MTQLNVKNLDHLGIIAAIVDELGLVDYINEQLGENDRAKISAGLVVKAMILNGLGFINSPLYLFSRFFEDKPVEHLLGKGIKASDLNDDRLGRVLDLIFMAGISRLFLGICLKAVEIFKIVMKSSHLDSSSLSVQGEYKLSVEREDKESQIIHITHGYSKDKRPDLKQFVLNLVCWGDGDIPAFLELGDGNQSDKKEFAKLLKKFNEQWQFDGLYIADSALYSADNLQKLTGIYWLCSVPKTIREVQDAVSQLASEQFITTDLEGYRLTSLESEYGGVKQRWIVVDSEQKKALDLKQLTKKTEKATAQAQRQLEQLQRQEFACREDALTALSRWEKSLEWHLLQDLTVVEKCHYGHRGKPRPHEQPIRRSYHAQATFSLNSAKVQASERAAGRFVLATNQLDGDSLSDEQLLVHYKQQQGVERGFRFLKDPLFLASSVFLKTPERIMALSFIMVLCLLVYSLGQRKLRLALAEQEETVPNQLGKPTQRPTLRWIFQMLRGVHWVVLDNCPQIINLTLERERILRFFGATTCQYYLLS, from the coding sequence ATGACCCAATTAAACGTTAAAAATCTCGACCATTTAGGAATAATCGCGGCGATAGTTGATGAACTAGGTCTAGTGGATTATATCAATGAACAACTAGGAGAAAATGACCGTGCTAAAATCAGTGCGGGTCTGGTAGTGAAAGCGATGATTCTCAATGGCTTAGGCTTTATCAACTCTCCTTTATATTTGTTCAGTCGTTTTTTTGAAGATAAACCAGTAGAACATCTTTTAGGAAAAGGAATAAAAGCCAGCGACCTGAATGATGACCGTTTAGGGAGAGTCTTAGATTTAATCTTTATGGCCGGCATCAGCCGTTTGTTTCTCGGAATTTGTCTAAAAGCCGTAGAAATCTTCAAAATAGTGATGAAAAGTTCCCATTTAGACTCCAGTTCATTATCGGTACAAGGGGAATATAAATTATCGGTGGAGAGAGAAGACAAAGAAAGCCAAATAATCCATATCACTCATGGCTATTCAAAGGATAAGCGACCAGACTTGAAACAATTTGTCTTGAATCTAGTCTGTTGGGGGGATGGCGACATTCCCGCTTTTCTCGAATTAGGAGATGGCAATCAAAGTGATAAAAAAGAGTTTGCTAAACTCTTGAAAAAGTTCAATGAGCAGTGGCAATTCGATGGTTTGTATATAGCAGATTCAGCCTTATACAGTGCCGATAACTTGCAAAAGTTAACCGGCATATACTGGTTATGTTCTGTGCCGAAAACGATTAGAGAAGTGCAGGATGCGGTCAGTCAATTAGCCTCGGAGCAATTCATCACAACTGATTTAGAGGGCTATCGTCTTACCTCCTTAGAAAGTGAATATGGGGGAGTCAAACAACGTTGGATAGTGGTAGATAGCGAGCAAAAAAAAGCTTTAGACCTCAAACAACTGACGAAGAAGACAGAGAAAGCAACGGCTCAAGCTCAAAGACAATTAGAACAATTACAGCGTCAGGAATTTGCTTGTCGGGAGGATGCTTTAACCGCCCTGAGCCGATGGGAGAAGAGTTTAGAATGGCATCTTCTTCAAGACCTAACTGTCGTCGAAAAATGTCATTACGGTCATCGAGGTAAACCCCGTCCCCATGAACAGCCCATTCGTCGTAGCTATCATGCCCAAGCCACTTTCAGCCTCAATAGTGCGAAAGTTCAAGCTTCAGAGCGGGCAGCAGGACGTTTTGTCTTGGCGACGAATCAGCTAGATGGAGACTCTTTGAGCGATGAGCAACTGCTTGTCCACTACAAGCAACAGCAAGGGGTAGAGCGAGGTTTTCGCTTCCTTAAAGACCCTCTGTTTTTGGCGTCCAGTGTTTTTCTCAAAACCCCTGAGCGGATTATGGCATTGAGTTTCATCATGGTGTTGTGTTTACTGGTGTACAGCTTGGGACAACGTAAACTGAGACTGGCTCTGGCAGAGCAGGAGGAGACTGTGCCTAATCAGTTGGGAAAGCCGACTCAGCGTCCGACACTGCGTTGGATTTTTCAGATGTTGAGAGGAGTTCATTGGGTTGTACTGGATAATTGTCCCCAAATAATCAATCTAACGCTTGAGCGAGAGAGGATTTTGCGCTTTTTTGGGGCTACTACTTGTCAGTATTATCTTTTGTCATAA
- the iscB gene encoding RNA-guided endonuclease IscB gives MSNYVFVIDTDKQPCNPVHPAQARLLLNQKKAAVFRRYPFTIILKEKQEDVEVNSLTLKIDPGSQATGIAILNGEDVIWGAELSHRGQQIKSDLDSRRAIRRNRRNRKTRYRPARFLNRKKEKGWLTPSLQHRVDTTLTLVKKLIRYCPVTSIVQELVRFDLQKMENPEISGIEYQQGELQGYEVREYLLEKWNRQCAYCGAKNIPLQVEHIQPKAKGGTNRISNLCLACEPCNIGKGTQDIKDFLSGKPDVLKRVLSQAKSPLKDAAAVNSTRWALFNALKITGLPVSTGSGGQTKFNRTRLKLTKAHWIDAACVGTIDSLRIVTKQPLLIKATGHGCRQMCRTDKFGFPSRYVPRLKFIKGFQTGDIVKAIVTSGKKIVTYVGRVAVRSSGSFNISTSSQLIQGIGHKYCRAIHRKDGYSYSF, from the coding sequence ATGTCTAATTATGTTTTTGTTATTGATACCGATAAACAGCCTTGTAATCCAGTGCATCCTGCTCAAGCACGATTGTTACTGAATCAGAAAAAAGCTGCTGTATTTCGTCGGTATCCCTTCACCATTATTCTCAAGGAGAAGCAAGAAGATGTAGAAGTCAATTCGTTGACTCTTAAAATCGACCCAGGCTCTCAAGCAACAGGGATTGCTATTCTCAATGGAGAAGATGTCATTTGGGGAGCCGAATTATCTCACCGAGGACAACAAATCAAGTCCGACTTAGATTCCCGTCGCGCTATTCGTCGTAATCGCCGAAATCGTAAAACTCGCTATCGTCCTGCTCGATTCCTTAATCGGAAAAAGGAAAAGGGATGGTTAACTCCCAGTCTCCAACATCGAGTAGATACCACGCTAACCTTGGTCAAGAAATTGATTCGTTACTGTCCTGTCACTAGCATTGTTCAGGAGTTGGTTCGATTCGATTTACAGAAAATGGAAAACCCTGAAATCTCTGGTATTGAATACCAACAAGGAGAGTTACAGGGTTACGAAGTGCGGGAATATCTCTTGGAAAAATGGAACCGTCAATGCGCCTATTGTGGAGCAAAGAACATCCCTCTCCAAGTTGAGCATATTCAACCCAAGGCGAAGGGCGGAACTAATCGCATTTCCAATCTTTGTTTAGCCTGTGAACCCTGTAATATTGGCAAGGGAACTCAGGATATTAAAGACTTTCTTTCAGGAAAACCTGATGTCTTGAAACGAGTATTGAGTCAGGCAAAGTCTCCTTTAAAGGATGCCGCCGCCGTTAATTCGACCCGTTGGGCTTTATTTAATGCCTTAAAGATCACTGGATTACCTGTTTCTACGGGATCTGGTGGACAAACTAAGTTTAATCGCACTCGATTAAAATTAACTAAAGCTCATTGGATTGATGCCGCTTGTGTAGGAACGATTGATTCTTTACGGATTGTCACCAAGCAGCCTTTATTGATTAAGGCAACAGGACATGGATGCCGTCAAATGTGTCGCACCGATAAATTTGGCTTCCCATCTCGTTATGTCCCTCGCCTTAAGTTTATTAAAGGATTTCAGACAGGTGACATTGTTAAGGCAATCGTAACTTCTGGAAAGAAAATCGTAACTTACGTTGGACGAGTTGCTGTTCGTTCTAGTGGTAGTTTCAATATTTCAACATCCTCACAGCTAATACAAGGAATTGGGCATAAATACTGTCGGGCAATTCATCGTAAAGATGGTTACTCCTATAGTTTTTAA
- a CDS encoding glucokinase — MSKTKQQYTCLAILQSGERQEDATKAQIEVGERLIESFWLRHAGTDTLYNTKGGDTDFAPRTEEQFKLVKYIQKQQANPITVSVGQIVSHSGLVSIYQFLRYNRQLVELPEISDAIQSWENSNAENRNSLEHPALQVVQSGIKTENLLCKETIKFFIEVYAAEAGNFALKTLPYGGIYLSGEITIKIIEGYQDMNRVDEFKKNFIHQFTNKGRMKALLEKIPVSIKGIDNGSNIKEETQLHS, encoded by the coding sequence ATGTCAAAAACTAAACAGCAATATACTTGTCTAGCAATTCTTCAGTCTGGTGAACGACAAGAAGACGCTACTAAAGCACAGATCGAGGTTGGCGAGAGATTAATAGAATCATTTTGGCTTCGACATGCAGGCACAGATACTCTCTACAACACGAAGGGAGGTGATACTGATTTTGCTCCTCGTACTGAAGAGCAGTTTAAGCTTGTAAAGTATATTCAAAAACAACAAGCTAATCCCATCACTGTTTCAGTCGGACAGATTGTTTCTCATTCTGGCCTTGTCAGTATTTATCAATTTCTTCGTTATAACAGACAATTGGTCGAATTGCCTGAGATAAGTGATGCTATTCAAAGTTGGGAAAATTCTAATGCTGAAAATCGAAATTCATTAGAACATCCAGCATTACAAGTCGTGCAGTCTGGAATTAAAACAGAGAATCTGCTTTGTAAAGAGACGATAAAGTTTTTTATAGAAGTTTACGCAGCAGAAGCAGGAAACTTTGCACTAAAAACTTTGCCATACGGTGGAATTTATCTGTCTGGTGAGATCACTATAAAAATTATTGAAGGATATCAGGATATGAACAGAGTAGATGAATTTAAGAAAAATTTTATTCATCAATTTACGAATAAAGGACGAATGAAAGCATTATTAGAAAAAATCCCTGTCAGTATTAAGGGGATAGATAACGGCTCTAATATCAAGGAAGAGACACAACTACATAGCTAA
- a CDS encoding transposase, giving the protein MLEWWTKNFASCELGDERLNNRAFSIGKKLSEGFGKALSEVFKGGNELKRAYEFLGIRKQTLSR; this is encoded by the coding sequence ATGTTGGAATGGTGGACAAAAAACTTTGCCAGTTGTGAATTGGGAGACGAGAGGCTAAACAATCGTGCCTTCTCGATTGGGAAAAAGTTAAGTGAGGGGTTTGGAAAAGCCTTATCAGAAGTGTTTAAGGGAGGAAACGAGTTAAAGAGGGCCTATGAATTTTTGGGAATCCGAAAACAGACTTTGTCAAGATAA